The Lycium barbarum isolate Lr01 chromosome 12, ASM1917538v2, whole genome shotgun sequence genome includes a region encoding these proteins:
- the LOC132623553 gene encoding protein SMALL AUXIN UP-REGULATED RNA 12-like: protein MALKKATQTAALKQILKKCSSFGKNENGLPHDVPKGHFVVYVGENRSRYIIPISWLTHPGFQSLLQRAEEEFGFNHDMGITIPCDEDHFCSLISNSS from the coding sequence ATGGCTCTAAAGAAAGCAACTCAAACAGCAGCACTCAAACAAATCCTCAAAAAGTGTTCTAGCTTTGGAAAAAATGAAAATGGCCTGCCCCATGATGTCCCAAAAGGACATTTTGTGGTATATGTGGGAGAAAATAGGAGCAGATACATAATTCCCATTTCTTGGCTGACACATCCTGGATTTCAAAGCTTGCTTCAAAGGGCTGAAGAAGAGTTTGGATTTAACCATGATATGGGAATTACTATTCCTTGTGATGAAGATCATTTCTGCTCTCTAATTTCAAACTCCAGTTGA